One Glycine max cultivar Williams 82 chromosome 1, Glycine_max_v4.0, whole genome shotgun sequence genomic window, caagggagggtacaccccttgtggatctttgcttgtaaaaggatttttacaaggttgaaagaaatctcaaggaccacaggtcgcttggggactggatgtaggcacgggttgttgctgaaccagtataaaaactcttgtgtgtttgtctccttcttccctactcttttaatttccgttgtgcatttaatttccgcttttactttctgttaagtttctcttctactccttattctcttaacaacataagtaaaagccttagaagagtaaatttttaattagtaaaggtttaggaataattaattcaaccccccttcttaattattctaaggccactcgatccaacaggaAAATCCGCTTAGCGTAGaatgtgcgcttagcgagttgattgctgaaaatttttctaagttaattTTTTCGTCCACTACTTCAAAGAAGTTGTTCAACCCCTTTTATGCAATACAAAACATGCTTAAAATGATTTCATGCAACCTCAAATAAACCaactctaaaaaaaatgcaatgaaaatagaattaaaaaggACTGGGCTGCCTCCTAGGAAGCGTtcttttaacgtcattagcttaaCGCATGATACCTCAAGGGTCTGGATCAAATTTTATTCCTACCTTCAAAACCTTTTCCTCAAAATCCTTCACCTGCAAGCAGACATTTTGGTCCAAAAGTtgtttttcttcatcaaatagATCGAAACTAATCTTTTGATCTTCGATGCCCATTTCCAACTTTCTTTTTCCCATATCCACCATGCAGCTTGCAGTTAGCATGAACGGACGTCCTAAGATCAATGGGATATCAGCATCGTCTTCAATGTCCATGAACAAAAAGTCGGCAGGGAAGGTGAAGTGCTTTACTCGAACCAAAACGTCTTCTATCACTCCATATGGCCTGATGATGGAGCGATCAACTAACTGCAGAGTCATTCTGGTTGGcattatctccaactctcccatCCTCCGACACATAGAGAGCAACATTAAATTTATGCTGGCTCCTAAATCAATAAGAGCCTTACCAACTGAGGCTGCACCTATCGAGCAAGGTATAGTGACACTGCCTGGATCTTTATGCTTCTGTGGAAGGATGCGTTGAATCACAGCACTACAATTTCCCTCCACTACAATTGTGTCACTGTGGATATATTTGCTGTTTCGGGTTAGCATATCCTTCAGAAATTTAAAGTAAAGTGGCATCTGCTTTAAGGCCTCTCCGAAGGTCATGGTGATCTCTagcttcttgaagatgtcaaGAAAACGCACAAGATGTCTTTCTTTGTCCTTCCTAGAATGTACCAATGGATATGGCACTTCTTTCCCCTCAGATGGAGctacctctttctttttttctctgaaCTGCTCACTgttactctttttcttttcatctattttttcatttgtttagttttttcattgtttcctttttctttttctttttctttctttttctcatcaTTTATTTCATTCTCATTCTTGCTTATTGTATTCTCATTCTCCtggtcatcatcttcatcttctatcTCCTCAAGTTCACAAAAATTATCCTCCGATTCAGATGCTGGTTCAGTTACCAGCTATTGTTTGTCTCCATCCACTATCTTCAGCCTTGGTTGCCATTTTTCCACGGGTCATCACAGCTTTACACTCTTCCTTTGGATTGTTTTCtgttttggctccaaattttgaGGAAGAGTTGTCAGCTATTTGTTTAGCTAACTGTCCCACCTTGATCTCCAAATTTTTAATGTCCGACTCAGTATTCTTGTGATTTGACATTGAAACCTGCATGAATTGAGCAAGAGTCTCCTCCAGCTTTGTTGTCCTCTCATAGAGGTTAGGCCCTTGTTGTGGCGGCCTATTTGATggtccaccctggtctttgttgaattgattaCCAGGGTGAGTCCTCCACTGATTTTGCTGTTGGTTGTAATGTTGGCCCTGTTAgaatccagaaaatccacctgcaTTAAAATTCTACCTTGGCTGGTTCCCCATATAATTAACTCCATGTGTTGATTCTTTAGTGGGAATACAACAGTCTgattcatgagctccaccaTAAAGTGTGCAACCtataacctgcaaaacaaaaaaaggtgaAGGCTAACTAACATGTAATTGAGTTGGCAGCTTACTCAGTGTTTCTGTTAAAGTCTCGAGTTGCTTGGACAAtaacttattttgtgccaatAGAGCATCTTGTGATGACAGCTCTAATAAACTCTTCTTGGTGGGATAGTGTGTTCTATCACGCAAGATAGCGTGATCACTAGCAGCTATATTCTCAATTAGttccatggcttcttcaagAGTTTTAAGCTTTATTTTAccccctgcagaagcatctaaGAGCTGCTTAGATTGTGGCCTCAACCcgtcaatgaaaatatttagcTGTATGGGCTCAGAGAATCCATGAGTAGGATTTTTCCGCAGCAAGTTACAAAATCTTTCTAGGgcttcactcaaagattcatctgGGAACTAGTGAAAGGAATAGATGGCAGCCTTTCCCTCtgcagtcttggactctgggaaatatttcttcagaaaCTTTTCCATAACTTCATCCCAAGTCCTCAAGCTATTACCTTTGAATGAATGCagccacctcttagcttctccaAATAGTGAGAATGAAAATAAGCTGAGCCTAACAGCATCTTCTGGCACTCCAACAATTTTGACTGTGTTACAAATTTCAATGTAAGTTGCTAGACGTGCATAAGGATCTTCATTGGGCAAACCATGAAATTGATTGCCCTGTATAAGCTGAATCAAAGAATGTGGATATGTGATATTCTGAGCTTGAACCTCCGACCGCGCAATACTAGTGAAAAATTGCGGCACACTTGTACTTGAGTAGTCTTCAAGGGTTACTCTTCTAGGTTGCTCATCGGCCATTGTGTTGGCTTCAAGAAATGTTGTATCTGATTCCCTTGTCTCTGCAAAACTAGAAGATGACTCGTAAGACTGAGGTTCTTCAAGAATTGTGGCTGCTTCTATATCTTCCAAAAATTTTCTATGCCTTTCTGCTCTGTTCCTTCTATAAGTTACTTTGATTTCCAAGTCTATTGGAACCAAATTACCTGTAGAGGACTTTCTATGCATACACAACTAAGCATAAACAGCAGTTAACCAAttctgaagaaaaataaattttgtagtaaacaaatattcacaaaaacaaaacaacaaatcaaagaataaagaataagcCCCTATAAATTGAACTAAACTTTTCCAAATAAagagaagttccccggcaacgatGCCAAAATACTTGTTCGCATCTTGGTACTACTTGTTTTTGTTGATGTGAAATCtaaccggcaagtgcaccgggtcATCAAGTACATAATTAAAACGAtgtgaaccgagtatcaaactcagggaacttgttttacttggcaaAACATCATTCAGTAAACAGGCATTTGCGTAAAGAATTGATTATCATGAAGTAAAAACAGAAGTAATCCTATTCAAAGTAAAAGCAGTAATTGTGAGCAAGTGAGTGTGAAAACAGATATGTAAAGGcgttgggtccttctactgagatacttgatgcaattagggtttttctctacttgaaattatttttgtgttctatgaTGAAGGCACAAATACCAAACACCG contains:
- the LOC102661009 gene encoding uncharacterized protein; translated protein: MTFGEALKQMPLYFKFLKDMLTRNSKYIHSDTIVVEGNCSAVIQRILPQKHKDPGSVTIPCSIGAASVGKALIDLGASINLMLLSMCRRMGELEIMPTRMTLQLVDRSIIRPYGVIEDVLVRVKHFTFPADFLFMDIEDDADIPLILGRPFMLTASCMVDMGKRKLEMGIEDQKISFDLFDEEKQLLDQNVCLQVKDFEEKVLKVGIKFDPDP